In a genomic window of Bemisia tabaci chromosome 1, PGI_BMITA_v3:
- the LOC109043081 gene encoding uncharacterized protein isoform X1 yields the protein MYPNHHQGPNGPWNNDASRNPHENNFSGWENVNLRRQIIPNAPPHGNFNVPPPGTVPGSNFDQTFGSPAMFCPPFPGGPFMPPQMPSQNYAINSVNESVARAQSLPQHVFQEQPPISQPVSCNQFESFMVPSLQFKSVSEWLENKSLCQPVDAVKPRQPFWIHEFRIELEKCMSSARELQNLSLTMKGNVETLSDEEWDGTCHKMETLKKIIKDKLEYVTDPKILASVKIQLRKRQKKRASLGRRNAAYHQERVKKENDRKIVSQQIDDWMIAQVEIAASVKRDEQLKKEAQLVLSEVTRRTTEATRQLDLLSGLEKLRLLKRQLTQNQQDSNTVDSLIVFENLKQMWTAKLKEYELEEQGLRVMLSEANLETIKSKKHLEEEALNSWKTLLFGTEDSHQFYSDFNELLLIRSQWDKFSIPHNSTAVAHSQISSLIPIGWVLPTASNGTAWEKYLSKY from the exons ATGTATCCAAACCATCATCAAGGACCGAATGGACCTTGGAATAATGATGCCTCAAGAAATCctcatgaaaataatttcagtgGCTGGGAAAATGTGAACTTGCGAAGACAAATCATTCCTAACGCCCCGCCACATGGTAATTTCAATGTACCGCCTCCTGGTACAGTTCctgggtcaaattttgatcagactTTTGGATCTCCCGCAATGTTTTGTCCGCCATTTCCTGGTGGTCCCTTTATGCCCCCTCAAATGCCCTCCCAGAACTATGCCATCAATTCAGTGAATGAGAGTGTTGCGAGGGCCCAAAGTTTGCCACAGCACGTTTTTCAAGAACAACCTCCAATATCACAGCCAGTCTCTTGCAACCAATTCGAAAGTTTCATGGTCCCAAGTCTACAGTTCAAGTCTGTCTCAGAATGGCTTGAAAACAAATCACTTTGCCAACCAGTGGATGCAGTGAAGCCCAGACAACCATTTTGG attcATGAGTTTCGCATTGAATTGGAGAAGTGCATGTCAAGTGCTAGGGAGCTGCAAAATCTCTCTTTGACCATGAAAGGGAATGTAGAAACTTTAAGCGATGAAGAGTGGGATGGAACCTGTCACaaaatggaaactttaaag AAAATTATCAAAGACAAGCTGGAGTATGTAACAGACCCAAAAATTCTGGCCTCAGTCAAAATTCAGCTGagaaaaagacagaaaaaaagagcaaGCCTTGGGAGGAGGAATGCAGCATACCACCAAGAAagagtgaaaaaagaaaatgatcgGAAAATAGTGAGCCAACAAATAGATGACTGGATGATAGCCCAAGTGGAAATAGCAGCAAGTGTTAAAAGG GATGAACAATTGAAGAAAGAGGCACAGCTTGTTTTATCAGAAGTCACTCGGCGCACAACAGAAGCTACCCGGCAGCTAGATCTACTGTCAGGTTTAGAAAAGCTGAGACTTTTGAAACGGCAGCTTACTCAAAATCAACAAGACTCAAACACTGTAGATTCCCTTATCGTTTTTG AAAATCTGAAACAAATGTGGACTGCTAAGCTGAAAGAGTATGAGCTAGAAGAACAAGGTCTCAGAGTTATGTTATCTGAAGCGAATCTAGAAACCATTAAATCCAAAAAACATCTTGAAGAAGAAGCCCTCAATTCGTGGAAAACTCTCTTGTTTGGTACAGAAGATTCTCACCAGTTCTACAGTGATTTCAATGAGCTGCTTCTGATAAG gAGTCAGTGGGATAAATTTTCCATTCCTCATAACAGCACTGCAGTGGCACATAGCCAAATTTCTTCATTGATTCCAATTGGATGGGTTCTCCCAACAGCCTCCAATGGTACTGCTTGGGAAAAATATCTCTCAAAGTATTGA
- the LOC109043081 gene encoding uncharacterized protein isoform X2 → MYPNHHQGPNGPWNNDASRNPHENNFSGWENVNLRRQIIPNAPPHGNFNVPPPGTVPGSNFDQTFGSPAMFCPPFPGGPFMPPQMPSQNYAINSVNESVARAQSLPQHVFQEQPPISQPVSCNQFESFMVPSLQFKSVSEWLENKSLCQPVDAVKPRQPFWIHEFRIELEKCMSSARELQNLSLTMKGNVETLSDEEWDGTCHKMETLKDEQLKKEAQLVLSEVTRRTTEATRQLDLLSGLEKLRLLKRQLTQNQQDSNTVDSLIVFENLKQMWTAKLKEYELEEQGLRVMLSEANLETIKSKKHLEEEALNSWKTLLFGTEDSHQFYSDFNELLLIRSQWDKFSIPHNSTAVAHSQISSLIPIGWVLPTASNGTAWEKYLSKY, encoded by the exons ATGTATCCAAACCATCATCAAGGACCGAATGGACCTTGGAATAATGATGCCTCAAGAAATCctcatgaaaataatttcagtgGCTGGGAAAATGTGAACTTGCGAAGACAAATCATTCCTAACGCCCCGCCACATGGTAATTTCAATGTACCGCCTCCTGGTACAGTTCctgggtcaaattttgatcagactTTTGGATCTCCCGCAATGTTTTGTCCGCCATTTCCTGGTGGTCCCTTTATGCCCCCTCAAATGCCCTCCCAGAACTATGCCATCAATTCAGTGAATGAGAGTGTTGCGAGGGCCCAAAGTTTGCCACAGCACGTTTTTCAAGAACAACCTCCAATATCACAGCCAGTCTCTTGCAACCAATTCGAAAGTTTCATGGTCCCAAGTCTACAGTTCAAGTCTGTCTCAGAATGGCTTGAAAACAAATCACTTTGCCAACCAGTGGATGCAGTGAAGCCCAGACAACCATTTTGG attcATGAGTTTCGCATTGAATTGGAGAAGTGCATGTCAAGTGCTAGGGAGCTGCAAAATCTCTCTTTGACCATGAAAGGGAATGTAGAAACTTTAAGCGATGAAGAGTGGGATGGAACCTGTCACaaaatggaaactttaaag GATGAACAATTGAAGAAAGAGGCACAGCTTGTTTTATCAGAAGTCACTCGGCGCACAACAGAAGCTACCCGGCAGCTAGATCTACTGTCAGGTTTAGAAAAGCTGAGACTTTTGAAACGGCAGCTTACTCAAAATCAACAAGACTCAAACACTGTAGATTCCCTTATCGTTTTTG AAAATCTGAAACAAATGTGGACTGCTAAGCTGAAAGAGTATGAGCTAGAAGAACAAGGTCTCAGAGTTATGTTATCTGAAGCGAATCTAGAAACCATTAAATCCAAAAAACATCTTGAAGAAGAAGCCCTCAATTCGTGGAAAACTCTCTTGTTTGGTACAGAAGATTCTCACCAGTTCTACAGTGATTTCAATGAGCTGCTTCTGATAAG gAGTCAGTGGGATAAATTTTCCATTCCTCATAACAGCACTGCAGTGGCACATAGCCAAATTTCTTCATTGATTCCAATTGGATGGGTTCTCCCAACAGCCTCCAATGGTACTGCTTGGGAAAAATATCTCTCAAAGTATTGA